A genomic window from Aquipuribacter nitratireducens includes:
- a CDS encoding NfeD family protein — protein sequence MDVLRESQWVLWVAGALVLGLLELTSLDFVFAMLVAGALAAAVLAALGLGFGWQVAAFSVVSLVGLVLVRPAIKRWAVRSNPDVPTNADALPGRRALTLTAVDDRSGQVKLAGETWSARSADRSATIPADTDVVVVRIEGATAVVSPDPAAPPASPPRSEHP from the coding sequence GTGGACGTCCTGCGGGAGTCGCAGTGGGTGCTGTGGGTCGCGGGTGCGCTCGTGCTCGGGCTGCTCGAGCTCACGAGCCTCGACTTCGTCTTCGCCATGCTCGTGGCGGGCGCCCTCGCCGCCGCGGTCCTCGCGGCGCTCGGGCTCGGCTTCGGGTGGCAGGTGGCGGCGTTCAGCGTCGTGAGCCTCGTCGGGCTCGTGCTCGTGCGGCCCGCCATCAAGCGGTGGGCCGTGCGGTCCAACCCGGACGTCCCCACCAACGCCGACGCCCTGCCCGGGCGGCGCGCCCTCACCCTCACCGCCGTCGACGACCGATCCGGGCAGGTGAAGCTCGCGGGCGAGACGTGGAGCGCCCGCTCCGCCGACCGCAGCGCCACCATCCCGGCCGACACCGACGTCGTCGTCGTCCGCATCGAGGGCGCCACCGCGGTCGTGTCGCCCGACCCGGCCGCCCCGCCCGCCAGCCCCCCGAGATCGGAGCACCCGTGA
- a CDS encoding SPFH domain-containing protein, translating to MTFGQILTTIVLVLVVIVVATTIIRAVRIVQQATAVIIERLGKYQKTLNAGLHFLVPFIDRPRATVDLREQVVSFPPQPVITSDNLVVSIDTVIYFQVTDPKAATYEIANFIQGIEQLTVTTLRNVIGSMDLEQTLTSRDQINGQLRGVLDEATGKWGIRVNRVELKAIDPPASVQDSMEKQMRAERDRRAAILTAEGVKQSAILTAEGEKQSAILTAEGQAQSAILKAQGESRAIQQVFEAIHKGNPDDKLLAYQYLQVLPQIARGQSNKMWIVPSELTEALSGIGRALGGQGRDTGGYKGEPMGDDAFGDIGAPVLEDPAEALERAKAEAAGATRDAERAEQTTRRGPGGGAAPPAPPAPPASPSPADGSEPPRGDA from the coding sequence GTGACCTTCGGACAGATCCTCACGACGATCGTCCTCGTCCTCGTCGTCATCGTCGTCGCCACGACGATCATCCGGGCGGTCCGCATCGTCCAGCAGGCGACCGCCGTCATCATCGAGCGGCTCGGCAAGTACCAGAAGACCCTCAACGCCGGGCTGCACTTCCTCGTGCCGTTCATCGACCGGCCGCGGGCGACCGTCGACCTGCGCGAGCAGGTCGTCAGCTTCCCGCCGCAGCCGGTCATCACGAGCGACAACCTCGTGGTGAGCATCGACACCGTCATCTACTTCCAGGTCACCGACCCGAAGGCCGCGACGTACGAGATCGCGAACTTCATCCAGGGCATCGAGCAGCTGACGGTGACGACGCTGCGGAACGTCATCGGCTCGATGGACCTCGAGCAGACGCTGACGAGCCGCGACCAGATCAACGGCCAGCTCCGCGGCGTCCTCGACGAGGCGACCGGCAAGTGGGGCATCCGCGTCAACCGCGTCGAGCTCAAGGCCATCGACCCGCCCGCGAGCGTGCAGGACTCGATGGAGAAGCAGATGCGCGCCGAGCGCGACCGCCGCGCCGCCATCCTCACCGCGGAGGGCGTCAAGCAGTCGGCGATCCTCACCGCCGAGGGCGAGAAGCAGTCGGCGATCCTCACCGCCGAGGGCCAGGCCCAGTCGGCGATCCTCAAGGCGCAGGGCGAGTCCCGCGCCATCCAGCAGGTGTTCGAGGCCATCCACAAGGGCAACCCGGACGACAAGCTCCTCGCCTACCAGTACCTGCAGGTGCTGCCCCAGATCGCCCGCGGGCAGTCGAACAAGATGTGGATCGTCCCCAGCGAGCTCACCGAGGCGCTGTCCGGCATCGGACGCGCCCTCGGCGGCCAGGGCCGCGACACCGGCGGCTACAAGGGCGAGCCGATGGGCGACGACGCGTTCGGCGACATCGGCGCCCCGGTGCTCGAGGACCCGGCGGAGGCCCTCGAGCGCGCGAAGGCGGAGGCCGCGGGCGCGACGCGGGACGCCGAGCGCGCCGAGCAGACCACCCGGCGCGGACCCGGCGGGGGCGCCGCGCCGCCCGCGCCCCCGGCACCTCCTGCCTCCCCGTCGCCCGCTGACGGGTCGGAGCCGCCGCGGGGCGACGCCTGA
- a CDS encoding cryptochrome/photolyase family protein, translating into MPERDPGSTRWCFADQLGPHFLDDAAPDARDGGDVVLVEATSVFRRRAFHRRKAHLVLSALRHRAAELGDRARHVRADTYVEGLAEAGVSPERPVSVCDPTTWAARRLVRRLAAGDVGPGAGSVRVLAPRGFASGHGDFAAWVADRGERRLLQDDWYRRSRRRLGVLVEADGEPVGGRWSFDEDNREPPPRGATTLVASDAPATEALREPWWPQEDDVDAEVRDDLDRMARDDGVTFLGDDGPRRFAVTHDEARRALRHFLAHRLDAFGPYEDAMLAGDRWMAHSLLSAPLNLGLLDPVRVARDAVGRLRHGARLASVEGFVRQVVGWRDYVWHLYWQQGEDYRRRNALQARRALPEWFADLDAGGQVRAACLSDVLGSVREEGWAHHIPRLMVLGNWALQHRYDPRAVTDWFHRAFVDGYDWVMVPNVVGMSLHGDGGVMATKPYASGGAYIDRMSDYCGRCPYDPKVRVGETACPFTAGYWAFVDANRERLAGNPRTSRAVAGLDRLKDRDALLEQERRRGGDAP; encoded by the coding sequence CTGCCGGAGCGGGACCCCGGGTCGACGCGGTGGTGCTTCGCCGACCAGCTCGGCCCGCACTTCCTCGACGACGCGGCGCCGGACGCGAGGGACGGGGGCGACGTCGTGCTCGTCGAGGCGACCTCGGTGTTCCGGCGCCGCGCGTTCCACCGCCGCAAGGCGCACCTCGTCCTGTCGGCGCTGCGACACCGCGCCGCCGAGCTGGGGGACCGGGCGCGGCACGTGCGGGCCGACACGTACGTCGAGGGGCTCGCCGAGGCGGGCGTCTCGCCGGAGCGGCCGGTCAGCGTGTGCGACCCCACGACGTGGGCGGCGCGGCGCCTCGTCCGCCGCCTCGCCGCGGGTGACGTCGGCCCGGGCGCGGGGAGCGTCCGGGTCCTCGCCCCGCGCGGGTTCGCCTCCGGGCACGGCGACTTCGCCGCCTGGGTCGCCGACCGCGGGGAGCGGCGGCTGCTGCAGGACGACTGGTACCGCCGCTCGCGGCGCCGCCTCGGCGTGCTCGTCGAGGCCGACGGCGAGCCCGTCGGCGGACGCTGGTCCTTCGACGAGGACAACCGGGAGCCCCCGCCGCGGGGCGCCACGACGCTCGTCGCCTCCGACGCGCCCGCGACCGAGGCGCTGCGGGAGCCGTGGTGGCCGCAGGAGGACGACGTCGACGCGGAGGTGCGCGACGACCTCGACCGCATGGCCCGCGACGACGGCGTCACGTTCCTCGGCGACGACGGCCCCCGCCGCTTCGCCGTCACCCACGACGAGGCGCGCCGCGCGCTGCGGCACTTCCTCGCCCACCGCCTCGACGCCTTCGGGCCCTACGAGGACGCCATGCTGGCGGGTGACCGGTGGATGGCCCACTCCCTGCTGTCGGCGCCGCTCAACCTCGGTCTCCTCGACCCCGTGCGGGTCGCCCGGGACGCCGTGGGCCGGCTGCGGCACGGCGCCCGGCTCGCGAGCGTCGAGGGGTTCGTCCGCCAGGTGGTCGGGTGGCGGGACTACGTGTGGCACCTGTACTGGCAGCAGGGCGAGGACTACCGCCGTCGCAACGCGCTGCAGGCGCGCCGGGCGCTGCCGGAGTGGTTCGCCGACCTCGACGCCGGCGGGCAGGTGCGGGCGGCCTGCCTGTCCGACGTGCTCGGCAGCGTCCGCGAGGAGGGCTGGGCGCACCACATCCCGCGGCTCATGGTGCTGGGGAACTGGGCGCTGCAGCACCGCTACGACCCGAGGGCCGTCACCGACTGGTTCCACCGGGCCTTCGTCGACGGCTACGACTGGGTGATGGTGCCGAACGTCGTCGGCATGTCCCTGCACGGCGACGGCGGGGTGATGGCGACGAAGCCGTACGCGTCCGGCGGTGCCTACATCGACCGCATGTCGGACTACTGCGGCCGCTGCCCCTACGACCCGAAGGTGCGGGTGGGGGAGACCGCGTGCCCCTTCACGGCCGGGTACTGGGCGTTCGTCGACGCCAACCGGGAGCGGCTCGCGGGCAACCCGCGGACCTCGCGCGCCGTCGCGGGCCTCGACCGGCTCAAGGACCGCGACGCGCTGCTCGAGCAGGAGCGCCGCCGGGGTGGCGACGCCCCCTGA
- a CDS encoding sulfite exporter TauE/SafE family protein: MLDLLLAALAGAAAGFINAVVGSGTLLSFPVLLALGLPPVSANITNNLGLVPGSFAGAWGYRRELRGQRRRVAVLVPASVVGGVTGALLLLVLPESVFAAVVPALIGLALVLVLLQPRLQGWVRRSRGRAAAARGTTTVHHDHLAAAVPVTALTGVYGGYFGAAQGVLLIGALGAVVDDDVQRINALKNVLAGVVNLVAAVVFVVVAPQEVVWPLVGAVAAGALLGGLVGGRVGRRLPPLVLRGVIVVVGVVAIVALVLP, from the coding sequence GTGCTCGACCTGCTGCTGGCCGCGCTCGCCGGCGCGGCGGCCGGGTTCATCAACGCCGTCGTCGGCAGCGGCACCCTCCTCTCCTTCCCCGTCCTCCTCGCCCTCGGCCTGCCACCGGTGAGCGCGAACATCACGAACAACCTCGGTCTCGTGCCGGGGTCGTTCGCCGGCGCGTGGGGGTACCGGCGGGAGCTGAGGGGCCAGCGGCGCCGGGTCGCGGTGCTCGTGCCGGCGAGCGTCGTCGGGGGCGTGACCGGGGCCCTGCTCCTGCTCGTGCTGCCGGAGTCGGTGTTCGCCGCCGTCGTGCCGGCCCTCATCGGCCTCGCCCTCGTCCTCGTGCTGCTCCAGCCCCGGCTGCAGGGCTGGGTGCGGCGCAGCCGCGGGCGCGCCGCGGCGGCGCGGGGCACCACGACCGTGCACCACGACCACCTCGCGGCCGCCGTGCCCGTGACGGCGCTCACGGGCGTGTACGGCGGCTACTTCGGGGCCGCGCAGGGCGTCCTGCTCATCGGCGCGCTCGGGGCGGTCGTCGACGACGACGTCCAGCGCATCAACGCCCTGAAGAACGTGCTGGCGGGGGTGGTCAACCTCGTCGCCGCCGTCGTCTTCGTCGTGGTGGCGCCCCAGGAGGTCGTGTGGCCCCTGGTCGGCGCCGTGGCCGCGGGGGCGCTGCTCGGCGGCCTGGTCGGCGGGCGGGTCGGACGCCGGCTGCCGCCGCTCGTGCTGCGCGGCGTCATCGTCGTGGTCGGGGTCGTCGCCATCGTCGCGCTCGTGCTGCCGTGA
- a CDS encoding TrmH family RNA methyltransferase, translating into MSDDPRVTRVEDLDDPRLRDYTSLTDVRLRTVREPTEGLFMAESTQVIRRALRAGHRLRSVLVAPRWLPEIDDVLAAAAAQAAPVLVAEEALLEAITGFHLHRGALASVHRPALRPVADVVAGARRVAVLEDVVDHTNVGAVFRGAAALGVDAVLVTPRCADPLYRRSVRVSMGTVFQVPWTRVEPWPGGLEVLRRLGFTTAALALDERAEDLDAFAGAAPERLAWLLGTEGDGLRPATVAAVDRVVRIPMAGGVDSLNVAAAAAVAFWATRPDGGVRRPRPAT; encoded by the coding sequence GTGAGCGACGACCCGCGCGTCACGCGCGTCGAGGACCTCGACGACCCGCGCCTGCGGGACTACACCTCGCTCACCGACGTCCGGCTCCGCACGGTGAGGGAGCCCACCGAGGGCCTGTTCATGGCCGAGAGCACGCAGGTGATCCGCCGGGCGCTGCGGGCGGGCCACCGGCTGCGCTCGGTCCTCGTGGCGCCGCGCTGGCTCCCGGAGATCGACGACGTGCTCGCGGCCGCGGCCGCGCAGGCTGCGCCCGTCCTCGTCGCCGAGGAAGCGCTGCTCGAGGCGATCACGGGCTTCCACCTGCACCGGGGCGCGCTGGCGTCGGTCCACCGTCCCGCCCTGCGTCCCGTCGCCGACGTCGTCGCCGGGGCGCGACGCGTGGCGGTGCTGGAGGACGTCGTCGACCACACGAACGTGGGCGCGGTGTTCCGCGGCGCGGCAGCGCTCGGCGTGGACGCCGTTCTCGTGACGCCCCGCTGCGCGGACCCGCTCTACCGGCGCAGCGTCCGCGTGTCGATGGGCACGGTCTTCCAGGTCCCGTGGACCCGGGTCGAGCCCTGGCCCGGCGGGCTCGAGGTCCTGCGACGGCTCGGCTTCACGACCGCCGCGCTCGCGCTCGACGAGCGCGCCGAGGACCTCGACGCGTTCGCCGGGGCGGCCCCGGAGCGGCTCGCGTGGCTGCTCGGCACCGAGGGCGACGGCCTGCGCCCGGCGACCGTCGCCGCCGTGGACCGGGTGGTGCGCATCCCGATGGCGGGAGGTGTGGACTCCCTCAACGTCGCCGCCGCGGCCGCCGTCGCGTTCTGGGCCACGCGACCGGACGGTGGGGTCAGGCGACCCCGGCCCGCGACATGA
- a CDS encoding LysR family transcriptional regulator, whose protein sequence is MDVDALRWFQQVADGALVTDVAAAEHVSQPGVSRALARLEREVGERLLVRTGRTLRMTRAGAVLKRHVDAALHELDDGLAAVAALADPESGTVHVRFERSLGAWLLPQLLRGFGERHPRVRLVLEPAGPGQPATGPDVDVALVSARPAGSSHRWQRLLTEPVLLAVPAAHRLAGAGRVGLASVLGEPLVLLAAPSPFRDLCDALLARARPEGAEEWDVRFEVSDLATVQGLVSAGAGVALVPASALDGRAEVLPLTDLGATRDVGLAWREDGSLLPSARLFLDHVADVARRGHVAVAFG, encoded by the coding sequence ATGGACGTCGACGCGCTCCGCTGGTTCCAGCAGGTCGCCGACGGCGCGCTCGTCACCGACGTCGCCGCCGCCGAGCACGTCTCCCAGCCCGGCGTGTCCCGCGCGCTCGCCCGGCTCGAGCGCGAGGTGGGGGAGCGGCTGCTCGTGCGGACCGGTCGGACGCTGCGCATGACGCGCGCCGGCGCCGTCCTCAAGCGGCACGTCGACGCCGCGCTCCACGAGCTCGACGACGGCCTCGCGGCGGTCGCCGCCCTCGCCGACCCCGAGAGCGGCACCGTCCACGTCCGCTTCGAGCGCTCACTCGGGGCGTGGCTCCTGCCCCAGCTCCTCCGCGGCTTCGGGGAGCGTCATCCCCGCGTGCGGCTCGTCCTCGAGCCCGCCGGACCGGGGCAGCCCGCGACCGGGCCCGACGTCGACGTCGCGCTCGTGAGCGCCCGCCCCGCGGGCTCGTCCCACCGCTGGCAGCGGCTGCTCACCGAGCCGGTGCTGCTCGCGGTGCCGGCCGCCCACCGGCTCGCCGGGGCGGGGCGCGTCGGTCTCGCGTCGGTCCTGGGGGAGCCCCTGGTCCTGCTGGCGGCACCCTCGCCGTTCCGTGACCTGTGCGACGCGCTCCTCGCCCGGGCGCGCCCCGAGGGCGCGGAGGAGTGGGACGTCCGCTTCGAGGTGAGCGACCTCGCGACCGTGCAGGGGCTCGTGTCGGCGGGCGCCGGGGTCGCGCTGGTCCCCGCCTCGGCGCTCGACGGTCGCGCGGAGGTGCTGCCGCTCACCGACCTCGGTGCCACGCGGGACGTCGGCCTGGCGTGGCGGGAGGACGGCTCGCTGCTGCCCTCGGCCCGCCTCTTCCTCGACCACGTGGCGGACGTCGCCCGCCGGGGCCACGTGGCCGTCGCCTTCGGGTGA
- a CDS encoding SRPBCC family protein yields the protein MRPARARARGPVPPHEAWQRYARPERWPEWSPQVRGVEADCDVLAAGAAGRVHSLFGTEVRFVVLDVDHAAMTWTWRVRAGLLGMVLEHRLLPTDDGGTLAEVLIHAPWPVARLYRVPATVALYRLVH from the coding sequence GTGAGACCGGCCCGGGCGAGGGCGCGGGGCCCGGTCCCGCCGCACGAGGCGTGGCAGCGCTACGCCCGCCCCGAGCGCTGGCCGGAGTGGTCGCCGCAGGTGCGCGGGGTCGAGGCCGACTGCGACGTCCTCGCCGCGGGCGCCGCCGGGAGGGTGCACAGCCTCTTCGGGACCGAGGTCCGCTTCGTCGTCCTCGACGTCGACCACGCCGCGATGACGTGGACGTGGCGGGTGCGGGCCGGTCTGCTCGGCATGGTGCTGGAGCACCGGCTGCTCCCCACCGACGACGGCGGGACGCTCGCGGAGGTCCTCATCCACGCGCCGTGGCCCGTCGCCCGGCTCTACCGGGTCCCCGCGACCGTGGCCCTGTACCGGCTCGTCCACTGA
- a CDS encoding class I SAM-dependent methyltransferase → MRSGERTGPTAPPSAATDRWDALAAVYRVQEPLEARSLAVLLDALTVRAEEAVLDVGTGTGAVPRALARRGRPAEATTVAVDSSPRMLALAARVAGVETRQGDATGLPVPTGSVDVATAAWLLHVLPAPDRVRAVAELVRVLRPGGRLGLVVPAAPRSPGQRLLRAAALRAAGGLGAFRVPEDLPALLADHGLRVRRHRRTGLGYLADVVVCTREPGRGVG, encoded by the coding sequence ATGCGGTCGGGTGAGAGGACGGGGCCGACGGCCCCACCGTCCGCTGCCACGGACCGCTGGGACGCGCTCGCCGCGGTGTACCGCGTGCAGGAGCCGCTCGAGGCCCGCAGCCTCGCGGTCCTCCTCGACGCCCTGACGGTGCGGGCGGAGGAGGCCGTGCTCGACGTCGGCACCGGCACCGGGGCCGTCCCGCGCGCCCTCGCGCGGCGGGGCCGCCCCGCGGAGGCCACGACGGTCGCCGTCGACAGCAGCCCGCGGATGCTCGCGCTCGCGGCCCGCGTGGCCGGGGTCGAGACGCGACAGGGCGACGCGACCGGGCTGCCCGTCCCGACAGGGTCCGTCGACGTCGCCACGGCGGCCTGGCTCCTCCACGTCCTCCCGGCCCCCGACCGGGTGCGGGCGGTGGCCGAGCTCGTGCGCGTGCTGCGCCCCGGCGGGCGCCTGGGGCTCGTCGTGCCCGCGGCGCCGCGCAGCCCCGGGCAGCGTCTCCTCCGGGCCGCGGCGCTGCGGGCCGCGGGCGGGCTCGGCGCGTTCCGCGTACCGGAGGACCTGCCGGCGCTGCTCGCCGACCACGGCCTCCGCGTGCGCCGGCACCGACGCACGGGGCTCGGCTACCTCGCCGACGTCGTGGTCTGCACGCGTGAGCCCGGCAGGGGCGTCGGGTGA
- a CDS encoding glycosyltransferase family 39 protein, with amino-acid sequence MTLTARDSLPGSASQAEGQSPLRRHRLSGWAAGAVPVLLVAALLALAGRYGYHRDELYFRLLAQRPAWGYVDQPPFTPLVARAATALLGDSVWAMRVPAALAAGGLAVLLALLARELGGSGRAQVVAALGAVSASPLISGHVLLTASTDWPLWVLVALLVARAQLRRRPGWWVVAGAVAGVALANKLLVVLLLASLAAGLLLAGPRGTLATRWPWLGALTALAVGSPTVAYQLLAGLPQLDMAGSLTGGSARWLVVPGQLLVLGPPGALVWGAGLVALCRLPRWRPVRALAPAYVLALALLLAVGGQFYYTTGFLLVLWGAGAVVLADDPLPRLLPWLRGRRLTRLLTVNVATSAVVALPLLPVPLLAGSGVPALNPAVGDQVGWPRYAQQVADVVDTLPPEQRAHAVVLTENYGEAGALDRYGPALDLPPVYSGHNALHAAGPPPAAARTAVVLVQDPDRAGGGDAVLLDVLDRTFRRCEPVGRLDSGTGVPNEEQGTAVVVCDGLRRSWTEAWRDFRYVGLSTFCHPCRRLGG; translated from the coding sequence GTGACCCTCACCGCCCGTGACTCCCTGCCCGGGTCGGCGTCGCAGGCGGAGGGGCAGTCCCCGCTGCGCCGGCACCGGCTGTCGGGATGGGCCGCGGGTGCCGTGCCGGTCCTCCTCGTCGCCGCCCTCCTCGCGCTGGCGGGCCGCTACGGCTACCACCGGGACGAGCTGTACTTCCGGCTGCTCGCCCAGCGCCCGGCGTGGGGCTACGTCGACCAACCACCGTTCACCCCCCTCGTCGCCCGCGCCGCGACCGCCCTGCTGGGCGACAGCGTGTGGGCGATGCGGGTCCCCGCTGCCCTCGCGGCCGGCGGGCTCGCCGTCCTGCTCGCGCTCCTGGCCCGCGAGCTCGGCGGGTCCGGGCGCGCGCAGGTCGTCGCCGCCCTCGGGGCGGTCTCCGCCTCGCCGCTCATCAGCGGGCACGTGCTCCTCACCGCGTCCACCGACTGGCCGCTGTGGGTGCTCGTCGCGCTGCTCGTCGCGCGGGCCCAGCTGCGCCGACGACCCGGGTGGTGGGTCGTCGCCGGGGCCGTCGCCGGCGTCGCTCTCGCCAACAAGCTGCTCGTCGTCCTGCTGCTGGCGTCCCTGGCGGCGGGGCTGCTGCTCGCCGGGCCGCGGGGCACCCTCGCGACCCGCTGGCCGTGGCTGGGGGCGCTCACCGCCCTCGCCGTCGGCTCCCCGACGGTCGCGTACCAGCTCCTCGCGGGTCTGCCGCAGCTCGACATGGCCGGCTCGCTCACCGGCGGCTCGGCGCGCTGGCTCGTCGTACCCGGCCAGCTCCTCGTGCTCGGCCCACCCGGGGCCCTGGTGTGGGGGGCCGGGCTCGTCGCGCTGTGTCGCCTGCCGCGCTGGCGTCCGGTGCGGGCCCTCGCGCCCGCGTACGTGCTCGCGCTCGCGCTGCTCCTCGCGGTGGGCGGGCAGTTCTACTACACGACCGGCTTCCTCCTCGTGCTGTGGGGCGCCGGGGCGGTCGTGCTCGCCGACGACCCCCTCCCGCGGCTCCTGCCGTGGCTGCGTGGGCGGCGCCTCACCCGGCTGCTCACGGTCAACGTCGCGACGTCGGCGGTCGTCGCCCTGCCGCTGCTGCCGGTGCCGCTGCTCGCCGGGTCCGGCGTGCCGGCGCTCAACCCCGCCGTGGGCGACCAGGTCGGGTGGCCGCGCTACGCGCAGCAGGTCGCCGACGTCGTCGACACGCTGCCGCCGGAGCAGCGGGCGCACGCCGTGGTGCTGACGGAGAACTACGGCGAGGCGGGGGCGCTCGACCGGTACGGACCGGCGCTCGACCTGCCGCCGGTGTACTCCGGCCACAACGCGCTGCACGCCGCCGGGCCGCCACCCGCCGCCGCCCGCACCGCGGTGGTGCTCGTCCAGGACCCGGACCGGGCCGGCGGGGGCGACGCCGTCCTCCTCGACGTCCTCGACCGGACGTTCCGGCGCTGCGAGCCCGTCGGCCGGCTCGACTCCGGGACCGGCGTGCCGAACGAGGAGCAGGGCACGGCGGTCGTCGTGTGCGACGGGCTGCGCCGGTCCTGGACCGAGGCGTGGCGGGACTTCCGGTACGTCGGCCTGTCGACCTTCTGCCACCCCTGCCGCCGGCTCGGCGGCTGA
- a CDS encoding M20/M25/M40 family metallo-hydrolase: protein MTTTPPTAEDLVTPLCADLLRIDTSNYGDGSGPGERKAAEHVAGLLTDAGLEPELVESEPGRASVVARWAGADPSRPALLLHGHLDVVPAVAEDWRVHPFSGEVVDGELWGRGAVDMKDMDAMVLANVLAMTRRGERPARDVVLAFLADEEAGGMKGARHLVETRRELFDGVTEAVSEVGGFSLDVDGTRAYLLQTAEKGILWLRLVATGRPGHGSQVHDENAVSRLAAAVARIGGHRWPFEPPDAVRAFAEGWAGLTGRQLPLDDPEALEAALGTTARWVRATTQNTATPTVLDAGYKHNVVPGRASALVDCRFLPGQEETVLRTVRELAGEDVAVEVVHHDRALETSADGSLVDAMTAALQAEDPGSTVLPYCLSGGTDNKHFDRLGIRGFGFAPLRLPDGFEFAALFHGTDERVPVDALRFGARTLGRFLTTC, encoded by the coding sequence ATGACGACGACCCCGCCGACCGCCGAGGACCTCGTCACACCGCTGTGCGCGGACCTGCTGCGGATCGACACCTCGAACTACGGCGACGGCTCCGGGCCGGGGGAGCGGAAAGCGGCCGAGCACGTCGCCGGGCTCCTCACCGACGCCGGTCTCGAGCCGGAGCTCGTCGAGAGCGAGCCCGGGCGGGCGAGCGTCGTCGCCCGGTGGGCCGGCGCGGACCCGTCCCGGCCGGCGCTGCTGCTCCACGGCCACCTCGACGTCGTCCCCGCGGTCGCCGAGGACTGGCGCGTCCACCCCTTCAGCGGCGAGGTCGTCGACGGCGAGCTGTGGGGGCGCGGCGCCGTCGACATGAAGGACATGGACGCGATGGTCCTCGCCAACGTCCTCGCCATGACCCGCCGCGGCGAGCGCCCGGCCCGCGACGTCGTCCTCGCGTTCCTCGCCGACGAGGAGGCGGGCGGCATGAAGGGGGCCCGTCACCTCGTCGAGACCCGCCGCGAGCTGTTCGACGGGGTCACCGAGGCCGTCAGCGAGGTCGGCGGGTTCTCCCTCGACGTCGACGGCACCCGCGCGTACCTCCTGCAGACCGCGGAGAAGGGCATCCTCTGGCTCCGGCTCGTCGCGACCGGCCGCCCCGGGCACGGCTCGCAGGTGCACGACGAGAACGCCGTCTCCCGGCTGGCGGCGGCCGTCGCCCGGATCGGCGGGCACCGGTGGCCCTTCGAGCCGCCGGACGCGGTCCGAGCCTTCGCCGAGGGCTGGGCCGGGCTCACGGGACGGCAGCTGCCCCTCGACGACCCCGAGGCCCTCGAGGCCGCGCTCGGCACGACCGCGCGGTGGGTCCGCGCGACGACGCAGAACACGGCGACGCCGACCGTCCTCGACGCCGGCTACAAGCACAACGTCGTGCCCGGCCGGGCGAGCGCGCTCGTCGACTGCCGCTTCCTGCCTGGTCAGGAGGAGACGGTCCTGCGGACGGTCCGCGAGCTCGCCGGGGAGGACGTCGCGGTCGAGGTCGTCCACCACGACCGGGCCCTGGAGACGTCGGCCGACGGGAGCCTCGTCGACGCGATGACCGCGGCGCTGCAGGCGGAGGACCCGGGCAGCACCGTCCTGCCGTACTGCCTGTCGGGCGGGACGGACAACAAGCACTTCGACCGGCTCGGTATCCGGGGGTTCGGCTTCGCCCCGCTCCGCCTGCCCGACGGCTTCGAGTTCGCCGCGCTGTTCCACGGCACCGACGAGCGGGTGCCCGTGGACGCCCTGCGGTTCGGGGCGCGGACCCTCGGTCGTTTCCTCACGACCTGCTGA
- a CDS encoding DUF5703 family protein — protein sequence MTTLTRTPQFQYRVLVVGRGVDRAAVRQQLTDEAEYGKWELARTRVYVGGARKMWLRRRVMRVERTI from the coding sequence ATGACGACGCTCACCCGCACCCCGCAGTTCCAGTACCGGGTCCTCGTGGTCGGCCGCGGGGTGGACCGCGCCGCCGTCCGGCAGCAGCTGACGGACGAGGCCGAGTACGGCAAGTGGGAGCTCGCGCGCACGCGCGTCTACGTCGGCGGGGCCCGGAAGATGTGGCTGCGCCGACGGGTGATGCGGGTGGAGCGGACGATCTGA
- a CDS encoding DNA primase has protein sequence MSSDARAALDQFVAALQRHFEAAASRRSELDPTVVAAYDELAAAFVAYDDALFDAFDEVTPFDLTDEDDEGDDEDDEDDEGDEDDDLDDEDDLDDDLDDEEDEAEDDEDDLEDDEEDDLDDDLDEDDLDEADAARRL, from the coding sequence ATGTCGTCCGACGCGCGCGCCGCCCTCGACCAGTTCGTCGCGGCCCTGCAGCGGCACTTCGAGGCCGCGGCCTCCCGGCGCTCCGAGCTGGACCCGACGGTCGTCGCCGCCTACGACGAGCTCGCCGCCGCCTTCGTCGCGTACGACGACGCGCTGTTCGACGCCTTCGACGAGGTCACGCCGTTCGACCTCACGGACGAGGACGACGAGGGCGACGACGAGGACGACGAGGACGACGAGGGCGACGAGGACGACGACCTCGACGACGAGGACGACCTCGACGACGACCTCGACGACGAGGAGGACGAAGCGGAGGACGACGAGGACGACCTCGAGGACGACGAGGAGGACGACCTCGACGACGACCTCGACGAGGACGACCTCGACGAGGCGGACGCGGCCCGCCGGCTCTGA